TGTGGATTACCTTCGTACAGGGCATGAACAAGAGTCAGCACTATTTGCTGCATCATTTGCTGTGTGTCGCGCAGTTTTTGCGCATTCAGTAGCACGAAATGACTGGGCCTCGTGGCCCAATAAGCATTGATTTGCAGCTCCAGCATACAAACCAGATTACGGTTAATCGTCTGGATACCTTCATATATCGATTTTGGAATACGGGTTTCTTTGCTGGCGGGCGCAATCAGCCCACGCATTTTCACGGCATCAGCCAGGAGTTTTTGCAGATGGCTTTCCAGGTGCGGGCGTTCCAGTAGGTTCGGTGAAAATGCAGATTGGTAGACCCGGTTATATTCGGTAAGGCTTTTCGCCAGTTGAATACGCCAGTGGATGAAGGCCCGCTGCGGCCAGATGCCAGTAAAGACCATGGCCAGTAGGGAGCCGAGGATCACATCGCCGCTTCGCCATAATGCCGTATCAATTTCACCTGTCGGGGAACCAACAACAATCGCCAGCGTCACACCAATCAATAAGCCTTGATAAGGTTTCTTGCCCAGCGCCAGCCAGCCACAAAGAAACATGGCAGCCGCGCACCAGACTAACATTAGCGGTAAAGAGATTAACTCCAGTCGCAGAGCAATAAGACCTAAAATCGAGCCAAACACCGTACCGCCAATACGTTCAAACGCACGAGGGACGACATTCCCCCAGAACGAAATTGGTCCCATGATCACCACCATAGTGACCAGTGGCCAGGTGCTTTCCGGGATAGTAAACAGACGAATGATGAGAAAAGTCAG
The DNA window shown above is from Escherichia sp. E4742 and carries:
- a CDS encoding FUSC family protein — its product is MRADKSLSPFEIRVYRHYRIVHGTRVALAFLLTFLIIRLFTIPESTWPLVTMVVIMGPISFWGNVVPRAFERIGGTVFGSILGLIALRLELISLPLMLVWCAAAMFLCGWLALGKKPYQGLLIGVTLAIVVGSPTGEIDTALWRSGDVILGSLLAMVFTGIWPQRAFIHWRIQLAKSLTEYNRVYQSAFSPNLLERPHLESHLQKLLADAVKMRGLIAPASKETRIPKSIYEGIQTINRNLVCMLELQINAYWATRPSHFVLLNAQKLRDTQQMMQQIVLTLVHALYEGNPQPVFANTEKLNDAVEELRQLLANHHDLKVVETPIYGYVWLNMETAHQLELLSNLICRALRK